The Streptomyces sp. NBC_00440 genome contains a region encoding:
- a CDS encoding TetR family transcriptional regulator, with product MERMADPNALRRVPVQQRSAERLTRILDACAEILDEDGYEQLTTRAVAARAAVPIGSVYRFFGNKRAMVDALAQRNLDGYATRITERLTGLPAADWRGVIDAVLDEYLAMRRTVPGFAFVDFGGPAALDDPNPKVADRLTELLASHLGRAADGTLRRKVLVGVEATDALLQLAFRGEPSGDTGLIGEVRELLHAYLGPVLD from the coding sequence ATGGAACGCATGGCCGATCCGAACGCGCTCCGGCGCGTCCCCGTACAACAGCGCAGCGCCGAGCGGCTGACCCGGATACTCGACGCCTGCGCGGAAATCCTCGATGAGGACGGTTACGAGCAGCTGACCACCCGTGCCGTCGCCGCGCGGGCGGCCGTTCCCATCGGCTCCGTCTACCGCTTCTTCGGAAACAAGCGCGCGATGGTGGACGCCCTGGCGCAGCGCAATCTGGACGGCTACGCGACCCGGATCACCGAGCGGCTCACCGGGCTCCCCGCGGCGGACTGGCGCGGGGTGATCGATGCCGTGCTGGACGAGTACCTCGCCATGCGGCGGACCGTCCCCGGATTCGCCTTCGTCGACTTCGGCGGTCCGGCGGCACTGGACGACCCCAACCCGAAGGTCGCCGACCGCCTCACCGAACTGCTCGCGTCCCACCTCGGCAGGGCCGCCGACGGCACGCTGCGACGCAAGGTGCTCGTCGGTGTCGAGGCGACCGACGCGCTGCTCCAACTCGCCTTCCGCGGCGAGCCGTCCGGGGACACGGGGCTGATCGGGGAGGTCCGGGAGCTGCTGCACGCGTATCTCGGACCCGTACTGGACTGA
- the hmgA gene encoding homogentisate 1,2-dioxygenase, whose protein sequence is MTTTEQAREIEQAGAVEQARETAGALTYSSGFGNEHSTEAVSGALPHGRNSPQRAPLGLYAEQLSGTAFTEPRAHNRRSWLYRIRPSAAHPPFVRIDNGAVRGAPFTEKVPDPNRLRWDPLPEPAPGTDFLAGLWTLGGNGDASSRSGMAVHLYHANSPMKDRVFSDADGELLIVPESGGLLIRTELGLLSARPGEVALIPRGVRFRVELLDGVVRGYVCENYGRPFQLPDLGPIGANGLANARDFLAPVAAYEDDGGDGRPVQVVNKYCGNLWAAEYDHSPLDVVAWHGNHAPYVYDLHRFNVMGSISYDHPDPSIFTVLTSPSDTEGLAGVDFVVFAPRWLVGEDTFRPPYFHRNVMSEYMGLIEGAYDAKTAGKGGFVPGGGSLHNMMSAHGPDRETFERAGVAELKPQKIDDGLAFMFETRWPVTTTAQAAEAGHLQTGYDNVWRGLARHWEG, encoded by the coding sequence ATGACGACCACCGAGCAGGCCAGAGAGATCGAGCAGGCCGGCGCAGTCGAGCAGGCCAGAGAGACGGCCGGGGCGCTGACGTACTCGTCGGGTTTCGGCAACGAGCACAGCACGGAGGCGGTGTCCGGCGCCCTGCCGCACGGCCGGAACTCGCCGCAGCGCGCCCCGCTCGGGCTGTACGCGGAACAGCTCAGCGGCACCGCCTTCACCGAGCCACGCGCGCACAACCGCCGCTCCTGGCTCTACCGGATCAGGCCGTCGGCCGCCCACCCGCCCTTCGTACGGATCGACAACGGCGCGGTGCGCGGTGCGCCGTTCACCGAGAAGGTCCCCGACCCCAACCGGCTGCGCTGGGACCCGCTGCCCGAGCCCGCCCCGGGCACGGACTTCCTGGCCGGCCTGTGGACGCTGGGCGGCAACGGCGACGCGAGCAGCCGCTCCGGGATGGCGGTGCACCTCTACCACGCCAACTCCCCCATGAAGGACCGGGTGTTCAGCGACGCCGACGGCGAGCTGCTGATCGTCCCGGAGAGCGGCGGGCTCCTCATCCGCACCGAGCTGGGGCTGCTGAGCGCGCGGCCCGGTGAGGTCGCGCTGATCCCGCGCGGGGTCCGGTTCCGCGTCGAGCTGCTCGACGGAGTGGTCCGCGGCTATGTCTGCGAGAACTACGGCCGCCCCTTCCAGCTCCCCGACCTCGGCCCGATCGGCGCCAACGGCCTGGCCAACGCACGGGACTTCCTGGCCCCCGTGGCCGCCTACGAGGACGACGGGGGCGACGGGCGCCCGGTCCAGGTGGTCAACAAGTACTGCGGCAATCTCTGGGCCGCGGAGTACGACCACTCGCCGCTGGACGTCGTGGCCTGGCACGGCAACCACGCGCCGTACGTCTACGACCTGCACCGGTTCAATGTGATGGGGTCCATCAGCTACGACCACCCTGACCCGTCGATCTTCACGGTGCTGACGTCCCCGTCCGACACCGAGGGTCTCGCCGGTGTCGACTTCGTGGTCTTCGCGCCGCGCTGGCTGGTCGGCGAGGACACGTTCCGGCCGCCCTACTTCCACCGCAATGTGATGAGCGAGTACATGGGGCTGATCGAGGGCGCGTACGACGCGAAGACGGCGGGCAAGGGCGGATTCGTCCCGGGTGGCGGCTCCCTGCACAACATGATGTCCGCGCACGGTCCGGACCGGGAGACCTTCGAGCGGGCCGGCGTCGCCGAGCTCAAACCGCAGAAGATCGACGACGGGCTCGCCTTCATGTTCGAGACGCGCTGGCCGGTGACGACGACCGCGCAGGCGGCGGAGGCCGGTCATCTGCAGACCGGGTACGACAACGTGTGGCGGGGGCTGGCCAGGCACTGGGAGGGCTGA